Sequence from the Gemmatimonadota bacterium genome:
CGTCCCTGACCTTCGTCAGGTAGGAGGGTGCCCTCAGGAGCTCCAGGGCGGTCCAGGTGGCGAGCACCGCGCTCGTATGCTGGCCGGCGAACAGCACGGTCAGCAGGATGCCGGTAAGCTCGTCGTCATCCAGCGCGCGGCCGTCCTTGTATCGGGCGTTCATGAGGGTCTGCATGAAATCGTCCGGCGTGGCTCCTGAACGCCGGCGTTCCCGCATCACCTGGCTGAAGAGCTCAGCCACCTTTTGCCGGGCCCGGTCGCGGGTGCGATGCGCCCTGGTGGGAAGCTTGGGGAGAAAAAACCCGAGGGTGTTGATTCCGTTTTGCAGATCGTGGTAGGCCTCGGCAAAACCCGTGTCCACCTGGTCCCGGACTTCCTCGCCGATGAGGCAGCGACTGGCGATCTTCACCGTAAGCTCGTTCATTGCATGTGACAGGTCCATTTCCCCGGCCTCTCCAAGGGAGTCGGCAAACCGGGCGGTTTCCTCAAACATGATTCGTGCAAACTTGTGCATCGCAGCCTCGCGAAGCACCGGGTACAGGAATGCCAGCTGCTCGGCCATGAGTTCGTACGAGACGTCGTACGCCCCACCATGTCCGAATATGGGTACCGTGAACTGGTACACGGCTTTAGCATTCAACTGGTCCTCGGACGCCCTGAAGTAGAAGTCGTGGGCTTCGGGTCCGGTGAAGAGCACAAAATCGCGAGTAGCGATCCGGAACTTGAAAAGTTCACCCTGCTCTTGCCAGCCGCGACTCAACATCGAGACCGGATCTTTCAGAAAACCCGGCAGGTGACCGATCAATGGCCACCCGCCCGCAAGCTCAGGTACGGCTTTGGGCGCCTTCGGCGAGAACTGTGCCGAACCCAGGGATGTCACGCCATCAGACCGCTGTTCCATCTCTTCCCCTAATAGACAAATGGCAACATCGAGTAACGCACCCGCTGCCTGTAGCGTCCCCACAGCTCGCCGTACTTGGAACGACAGCGCCGCTCATCCCGTATGGAGCGATGGAACAGCAGACCTGCAAGCCACGCCGGCAGCAGGTATGGCACCCAGGATGCGAACCCGGTAGTAAGGGCGAACGCAAGGTAGATGCAGATCTCGCCGGTGTAGTTGAGGTGGCGTCCGATGCCCCAGAATCCGGAAACCAGCAGGCGCCCGTCCAGGGACTGTGCTGGGCGTCCCCAGATGGTAGCGCCAGGGTCACGCTTGAAGCGGTGCTTCTGGTCGTTGGCACCGCGAAACAGCCAGAATC
This genomic interval carries:
- a CDS encoding cytochrome P450 produces the protein MEQRSDGVTSLGSAQFSPKAPKAVPELAGGWPLIGHLPGFLKDPVSMLSRGWQEQGELFKFRIATRDFVLFTGPEAHDFYFRASEDQLNAKAVYQFTVPIFGHGGAYDVSYELMAEQLAFLYPVLREAAMHKFARIMFEETARFADSLGEAGEMDLSHAMNELTVKIASRCLIGEEVRDQVDTGFAEAYHDLQNGINTLGFFLPKLPTRAHRTRDRARQKVAELFSQVMRERRRSGATPDDFMQTLMNARYKDGRALDDDELTGILLTVLFAGQHTSAVLATWTALELLRAPSYLTKVRDEIQGVYREAGAMSLSSLKQQVVLEHAVRECERLHPPLIMLIRKVLKPVHYAGYLVPAGTLAIVSPAVSHRLPHVFADPEQFSPERFAPPNCEDKQHHYALIGFGGGKHRCMGKHFAYLQLKAIWTVLLDRFDFHLDTAFPAPNYGSWVTGPETPCRLRYRRRSQGSIVR
- a CDS encoding DUF1295 domain-containing protein is translated as DYVLVPFFYCLAGWWLVHASVPLPATTAVLITLLFCFGFWLFRGANDQKHRFKRDPGATIWGRPAQSLDGRLLVSGFWGIGRHLNYTGEICIYLAFALTTGFASWVPYLLPAWLAGLLFHRSIRDERRCRSKYGELWGRYRQRVRYSMLPFVY